The following are encoded in a window of Prochlorococcus marinus str. MIT 1013 genomic DNA:
- a CDS encoding AAA family ATPase: MKEPFKKKFSTDLSKSLLVTLARYYPPIEFNEALIDVVNVLMDGLSRGEVYIDMRVIPKNLELKYKGWPSCHIKALLESGWTRGDNSPIVLNGDLISWRRTHNEIVETIHKILIRNQPIKHLSKELSDRINSKNLKHLNIQQIAAVNLVKNEQIILLSGGPGTGKTSTILQMLLQALTRNPTLAIAMAAPTGKAAKRLKDTIQTGIKDFEDPIKDKLSNIPSKTLHKWLEAGPNGFRRNSQRLLKLDLIVIDEMSMVDLSTINGLLDSLPKACQIIFVGDPDQLLPIASGGIWQILQDKGTKTNFQSNSVKLTKSYRNKGDIALLRNTLRDEGVEAFWQLLSTKKASSNTIQHLSSLRSIPDPVVRTLFNYSKKLKELTENCINYIPNEAWQSSMIEVEQSVEMIKLFRFIDNLLILCPQRYGPWGVKKIHEFLLGNRFEDEVQTWGQGTPIMARSNQPEIGLANGDVGIIIGNGEKKRFLFNVFSEEQRLVTRLINPSRLNMYDPAYAMTIHKAQGSEADQVLLLWPSTSKKSSEENTLTKFYSDDYEKRMLYTAITRAKKQLLVITNKEEDF; encoded by the coding sequence ATGAAAGAGCCATTTAAAAAAAAATTTTCAACTGATTTAAGTAAATCATTATTAGTTACTCTAGCTCGCTATTACCCACCCATAGAGTTTAACGAAGCTTTAATTGATGTCGTAAATGTATTAATGGATGGATTATCAAGAGGTGAGGTTTATATAGACATGAGGGTAATCCCAAAAAATCTTGAACTAAAATATAAAGGTTGGCCTAGCTGTCATATAAAAGCCTTATTAGAAAGTGGCTGGACTAGAGGAGATAACTCCCCAATAGTTTTAAATGGAGATCTAATCAGTTGGCGTCGAACCCACAATGAGATAGTTGAGACCATTCATAAAATACTCATAAGGAATCAACCTATTAAACACCTATCTAAAGAATTATCTGATCGAATTAATAGTAAGAATCTAAAGCATCTAAATATTCAGCAAATAGCAGCTGTTAACCTTGTTAAAAATGAACAAATCATCTTATTAAGTGGTGGCCCAGGAACAGGCAAGACTAGTACCATCCTTCAAATGCTTTTACAAGCTCTAACAAGAAATCCGACTCTTGCTATTGCAATGGCAGCTCCAACAGGGAAAGCAGCAAAAAGACTAAAGGATACTATTCAGACAGGTATCAAAGATTTTGAAGACCCTATAAAGGATAAGCTTTCTAATATTCCGTCTAAAACATTGCATAAATGGTTAGAAGCAGGACCAAATGGCTTCAGACGAAACTCTCAACGTCTATTAAAATTAGATCTAATAGTCATAGATGAGATGTCAATGGTTGACTTGTCAACCATTAATGGATTGCTCGATTCATTACCAAAAGCATGTCAAATAATCTTTGTAGGTGATCCTGACCAATTATTACCAATAGCAAGTGGTGGTATATGGCAAATTTTGCAAGACAAAGGAACGAAAACAAACTTTCAATCTAACTCAGTCAAACTTACAAAGTCATACCGAAACAAAGGAGATATTGCTTTATTAAGAAATACACTAAGAGATGAGGGAGTAGAGGCTTTTTGGCAGCTGCTTTCAACGAAAAAAGCTTCTTCAAATACGATTCAACACCTTTCATCCTTAAGAAGTATTCCAGATCCCGTAGTAAGAACTCTTTTTAACTATAGTAAAAAGCTTAAAGAGTTAACAGAAAATTGTATTAATTATATTCCTAATGAAGCATGGCAATCAAGCATGATTGAGGTAGAGCAATCAGTTGAGATGATAAAACTCTTTAGATTTATAGACAATCTGCTTATACTTTGTCCGCAAAGATATGGGCCATGGGGTGTAAAAAAAATTCATGAGTTTCTTTTAGGAAATAGATTTGAAGATGAAGTACAAACCTGGGGGCAGGGAACACCAATAATGGCAAGAAGTAATCAACCTGAAATAGGTTTAGCAAATGGAGACGTTGGGATAATTATTGGCAACGGCGAAAAAAAACGTTTTTTATTTAATGTTTTTTCTGAAGAGCAAAGACTAGTAACTCGATTAATAAACCCATCAAGGTTAAATATGTATGATCCGGCATATGCAATGACCATTCATAAAGCACAGGGAAGTGAAGCTGATCAAGTTCTTTTACTTTGGCCAAGTACCTCAAAAAAAAGTTCAGAAGAGAATACTCTCACAAAATTTTATTCTGATGATTATGAAAAAAGAATGCTTTACACAGCAATAACTCGAGCAAAGAAACAATTACTGGTAATAACCAATAAAGAAGAAGACTTTTAA
- a CDS encoding DEAD/DEAH box helicase — protein MTTKKLHEDSPCPVDQDVLEESTEEILDEGDQNSENGFSEFNFSEQLIQTISDQGYSLPTPIQKAAIPELLLGRDLVGQAQTGTGKTAAFALPILERLKKNVGHPQVLVLAPTRELAMQVAESFRTYSAGHPHFKVLAIYGGSDFRNQINTLKRGVDVVVGTPGRVMDHMRQKTLNTSHLSCLVLDEADEMLRMGFIDDVEWILEQLPEERQLILFSATMPSEIRRLSKKYLNSPAEITIKATELKERLIRQRYISVQNVYKVNALQRVLEAVSEEGVIIFARTKAITIVVAEKLETYGYNVAVLNGDIPQNQRERTVERLRQGSINILVATDVAARGLDVDRIGLVINYDMPFDREAYVHRIGRTGRAGRTGEAILFVNPRERSFLSNLERAVGQPIEKMDIPNNELINSNRIKKLQAKLIKAASTERDNPEEANILEELIKNVEKELDIDPKDLTLAALNLAVGFNALLENGNEDWIRQSSQRNTRNDRRDNKFKQRRRSDFDNNRLEDEMDRFRVEVGHRDRVKPGNLVGAIANEAGLKGRSIGRIRIFENYSLVDLPKQMPDNIFQALKKVKVMNRELQINRAN, from the coding sequence ATGACAACTAAAAAGCTACATGAGGATTCCCCATGTCCAGTAGATCAAGATGTTCTCGAAGAATCTACTGAGGAAATATTGGATGAAGGTGATCAAAATTCAGAAAATGGATTTTCTGAATTCAATTTTAGTGAACAACTAATTCAAACAATCTCCGATCAAGGCTACTCATTACCCACTCCTATTCAAAAGGCTGCGATTCCTGAATTACTTCTTGGTAGAGATTTAGTTGGACAAGCTCAAACAGGTACAGGTAAAACAGCTGCGTTTGCTTTGCCGATCCTTGAAAGACTGAAAAAAAATGTTGGACATCCACAAGTTTTAGTTCTAGCTCCAACTCGCGAGTTGGCTATGCAAGTGGCTGAATCATTTCGCACATATTCCGCAGGTCATCCGCATTTTAAAGTACTTGCAATATATGGAGGCTCTGATTTCCGAAATCAAATCAACACACTTAAGAGAGGAGTTGATGTAGTCGTAGGGACTCCAGGGCGAGTCATGGATCATATGCGTCAAAAGACTCTCAATACTAGTCATTTAAGTTGTTTAGTTCTAGATGAAGCTGATGAAATGTTAAGAATGGGATTCATTGATGACGTTGAGTGGATTTTAGAACAATTGCCAGAGGAGAGACAACTAATTTTATTCTCGGCAACCATGCCATCTGAGATAAGAAGATTATCAAAAAAATATTTAAATAGTCCTGCCGAAATAACTATAAAAGCAACTGAATTAAAGGAAAGACTTATCAGACAAAGGTATATAAGCGTTCAAAATGTTTATAAAGTAAATGCACTTCAAAGAGTACTTGAAGCAGTATCAGAAGAAGGAGTAATAATATTTGCTAGAACAAAAGCTATTACAATTGTAGTAGCTGAAAAATTAGAAACATATGGATATAATGTAGCTGTTTTAAATGGAGATATTCCTCAAAATCAAAGGGAACGAACTGTTGAAAGATTAAGACAGGGTTCTATCAATATTTTAGTAGCTACCGATGTCGCAGCAAGAGGCCTTGATGTGGATCGAATCGGTTTAGTAATAAATTATGATATGCCCTTTGATCGCGAAGCATATGTTCATAGAATTGGAAGAACTGGTCGTGCAGGAAGAACTGGTGAAGCTATTCTTTTTGTTAATCCAAGAGAAAGATCATTTTTAAGTAATCTTGAAAGGGCTGTAGGTCAACCAATTGAGAAAATGGATATACCAAACAATGAACTTATCAACAGCAACCGAATTAAAAAGCTACAAGCAAAATTGATAAAAGCTGCCTCAACAGAGAGAGATAACCCAGAAGAGGCTAACATTTTAGAAGAATTAATAAAGAATGTTGAAAAAGAATTAGATATAGATCCAAAAGACTTAACACTTGCCGCATTAAATTTAGCAGTTGGTTTCAATGCACTCCTTGAGAATGGCAATGAGGATTGGATTAGGCAATCGTCTCAAAGAAATACAAGGAATGATCGAAGAGACAATAAATTCAAACAACGTCGAAGAAGTGATTTTGATAACAACAGACTTGAAGATGAGATGGACAGATTCAGAGTTGAAGTTGGGCACCGAGATAGAGTTAAGCCTGGAAATCTAGTTGGAGCAATTGCCAATGAAGCCGGACTAAAAGGAAGGTCTATAGGCAGAATAAGAATATTTGAAAATTACAGCCTAGTAGATTTACCAAAACAAATGCCTGATAATATTTTTCAGGCTCTAAAGAAAGTAAAAGTAATGAATAGAGAATTACAAATAAACAGAGCTAACTGA
- a CDS encoding UvrD-helicase domain-containing protein, whose translation MNNIKLFDANKYPLTNGMRLIEASAGTGKTFSLSHLVLRLLTEKEYSINEILVVSFTEATASEIKAKIIERLILALKIIESKNTNIELYKIDSVLNEWVKLNVTSNERALYLASLILEALERIDIADITTIHGFCSKTLRREAVENGNNLNPTIEKDSNSLITEIVEEYWKKEILEIETSELKGIFKTNFNRKNLIEVISTLDNDPNNIFKRTFNDLRIEESLANQLNNYIELLWIDFKTIWKAKGKELEDGFIEIAKDLKLQGISDTKPYSSKPRKNRYELLSNWIENYKEKKRPSYEDIQNQELINKYFHPKNLCQLDMKYKIDSYSKGMKSILDIIGDLYDSPGEFVWEHALLWTKKELEKRKSKKGLINYSDLLKLLDPKKYHNNKIEDEVNPNNIYKNLKLRYKVALIDEFQDTDPVQLRLLKEAFGNRSTHLLLMIGDPKQAIYSFRGGNLNTYMQARETCDRIDLMNANYRSTKSLILILNKLFLDGLIRSNLSTQELNPCSQENRLKLNGIKEPFKIINLIDNNQKENIQRIKLESKSKIEDKIPKVIGSYLLELLSNNPKNLNPSDICILVNRHDQAKNIFSYLTKLKIPSQLLSNENIFAREGAQILQIFINCIVSPYNQQKLALLACSELMQWEKDTLIESKINGDFDSLSSKFYELSKLFPKIGLLGCLSNFLEGKSIADLSHRGTLLGDLYQSSQLVDEQIHRHKLNALRASQWLTSQRFQSLETIPEEYQPNSALSNNSINIITIHKSKGLQFKIVICPYLWQKPPYRKSHLWKDNQNLFISKKHKWYKKYNSYQDFIKKESLNEAERLAYVALTRAKKQLIILWVKAAGQEGNPLSGFLFGSESLNLNIEDYTKEMMEQSFKRRGLKVDIQDIKSIETNKTWTQPKSDVKLSLGASPNHQFENSWGRYSFSKWITQKKDESIVINLSDELNEDLGFKDEIENESLEEIDRLLIGKDQSIDTLEDYKWSKESPIGNFPRGPIAGTCLHKILERVDFNDIENQVRVSSIIEEELNIVNISNSFIEPINILLKRITNIPLGGPLGKFKMRNLNPKNSIKELKFHIPICHEINPINTLELSSIFREDVQKKYGSDYINKLINLNIYSSGFLTGSIDQVFADNPNHEIAKWWVLDWKSNWIGSPLSKKGGFSCGPSNYSMSKMDEEMYRHHYPLQAHIYLLALHRFLNWRLPNYSPQKHLGGYIYVFLRGLPDRRDLEKNNYPQMTPGLIVEPAPLERIKKLDLLISKQK comes from the coding sequence ATTGAAAGACTAATTTTGGCATTAAAAATAATTGAATCAAAAAATACAAACATAGAACTTTACAAAATTGATAGCGTATTAAATGAATGGGTCAAGTTAAATGTAACATCCAATGAAAGAGCATTATATTTAGCTTCCCTGATCTTAGAAGCATTAGAGAGAATTGATATTGCAGATATCACAACAATACATGGATTTTGCAGCAAAACTCTTCGTAGAGAAGCTGTTGAAAATGGTAATAATTTAAACCCAACCATCGAAAAAGATTCAAATTCATTAATAACTGAAATTGTTGAAGAATATTGGAAAAAAGAAATATTAGAAATAGAAACTTCAGAATTAAAAGGAATATTTAAAACTAATTTCAATCGCAAGAATTTAATTGAAGTTATTAGCACATTAGATAATGATCCAAATAATATTTTTAAGCGAACATTTAATGACTTAAGGATAGAAGAAAGTCTTGCAAATCAATTAAACAATTATATTGAATTATTATGGATAGATTTTAAAACTATTTGGAAAGCAAAGGGGAAAGAGCTAGAAGATGGCTTTATAGAGATTGCGAAAGATCTAAAATTACAGGGTATTTCAGACACAAAGCCATACTCATCAAAGCCAAGGAAAAATCGTTATGAGCTTTTAAGTAACTGGATTGAAAACTATAAAGAGAAAAAGCGACCATCATATGAAGATATTCAAAATCAAGAACTTATAAATAAATATTTTCATCCTAAAAATCTTTGCCAATTAGATATGAAATATAAAATTGATTCTTATTCAAAAGGAATGAAGTCAATACTTGATATTATAGGAGATTTATATGATAGTCCAGGTGAATTTGTTTGGGAACATGCTTTGTTATGGACCAAGAAAGAGCTTGAAAAAAGAAAATCAAAAAAGGGTTTGATAAATTATTCTGATCTACTTAAATTACTAGATCCAAAAAAATATCATAATAATAAGATTGAAGATGAAGTTAATCCTAATAATATATATAAAAACTTAAAGCTTAGATATAAAGTAGCATTAATCGATGAGTTTCAAGATACAGACCCAGTCCAGTTAAGATTACTAAAAGAAGCCTTTGGTAATCGATCAACACATCTATTACTAATGATTGGAGATCCAAAGCAAGCAATCTATAGTTTCAGAGGGGGAAACCTAAATACATACATGCAAGCCAGAGAAACTTGTGATCGAATTGATTTGATGAATGCTAATTATAGAAGTACAAAATCTCTAATTTTAATACTCAATAAATTATTTCTTGATGGTTTAATAAGATCAAATCTATCAACTCAAGAACTTAATCCATGTTCACAAGAAAATCGACTGAAACTAAATGGAATAAAAGAACCATTTAAGATAATAAATCTAATAGATAATAATCAAAAAGAAAACATACAAAGAATAAAATTAGAATCAAAAAGCAAAATAGAGGATAAAATCCCGAAAGTTATTGGATCTTATTTGTTAGAACTATTAAGCAATAATCCCAAAAATCTAAATCCCTCAGATATTTGCATACTAGTCAATAGACACGATCAAGCTAAAAACATCTTTAGCTATTTAACAAAATTAAAAATCCCCTCACAACTTCTAAGCAATGAAAATATATTTGCGAGAGAGGGTGCGCAAATCCTACAGATTTTCATTAACTGCATAGTCAGTCCATACAACCAACAAAAACTTGCCCTACTAGCTTGTTCTGAGCTAATGCAATGGGAAAAAGACACACTTATCGAATCAAAAATCAATGGTGATTTTGATTCATTATCTTCGAAGTTCTATGAACTTTCTAAATTATTTCCAAAGATTGGATTATTAGGCTGTTTATCAAACTTTCTAGAAGGAAAATCAATAGCTGACCTCTCTCATAGAGGAACTTTATTAGGTGATCTTTATCAAAGTTCTCAGTTAGTAGACGAACAGATACATCGACATAAGCTTAATGCTCTAAGAGCATCACAATGGCTAACCAGTCAACGGTTCCAGTCCCTTGAGACAATCCCTGAAGAATATCAACCAAACAGTGCTCTTAGTAATAACTCCATCAATATAATTACAATCCACAAGAGTAAAGGACTTCAATTTAAAATAGTAATCTGTCCATACTTATGGCAAAAGCCTCCATATAGAAAAAGTCATTTATGGAAAGACAATCAAAATCTATTCATATCTAAAAAGCATAAATGGTATAAAAAATATAATTCATATCAAGATTTCATTAAAAAAGAATCATTAAATGAAGCAGAGCGTTTAGCTTACGTTGCTCTTACAAGAGCTAAAAAACAATTAATAATCCTATGGGTAAAGGCTGCTGGTCAAGAAGGGAACCCTCTCTCAGGATTTTTATTTGGATCTGAATCATTAAATCTAAATATAGAAGATTATACAAAAGAAATGATGGAACAGTCATTCAAGAGAAGGGGTCTTAAAGTTGATATTCAAGATATAAAATCAATTGAAACTAATAAAACCTGGACTCAACCTAAAAGTGATGTTAAGTTATCACTTGGAGCAAGTCCTAACCATCAATTTGAAAATAGCTGGGGAAGATACAGTTTTTCAAAATGGATAACACAAAAAAAAGACGAATCAATTGTAATAAACTTATCAGATGAGTTAAATGAAGACCTTGGATTTAAAGATGAAATTGAGAATGAATCTCTAGAAGAAATCGATAGATTGTTGATAGGAAAAGATCAAAGTATTGACACATTAGAAGATTACAAATGGTCTAAAGAAAGTCCTATTGGTAATTTTCCAAGAGGCCCCATAGCAGGGACTTGTCTTCACAAAATACTTGAAAGAGTAGATTTCAATGATATTGAAAATCAAGTAAGAGTTTCATCTATAATAGAAGAAGAACTAAATATAGTTAATATAAGTAATTCATTTATTGAACCAATTAATATTTTATTAAAGAGAATTACAAATATACCTTTAGGTGGTCCTTTAGGTAAATTTAAAATGAGAAATTTAAATCCTAAAAACTCAATCAAAGAATTAAAATTTCATATTCCAATTTGTCATGAAATAAATCCAATTAATACTCTCGAATTATCATCAATATTTAGAGAAGATGTCCAAAAAAAATATGGCTCAGATTATATAAATAAGCTAATCAATCTAAATATCTATAGCAGCGGTTTCCTAACCGGATCCATAGACCAAGTTTTTGCAGACAACCCAAATCATGAAATTGCTAAATGGTGGGTTTTAGATTGGAAAAGCAACTGGATAGGAAGTCCGCTGTCCAAAAAGGGTGGTTTCTCTTGTGGCCCCTCAAATTATTCGATGTCAAAAATGGATGAAGAAATGTACCGTCATCACTATCCACTACAAGCACATATATATTTACTTGCATTACATAGATTTTTAAATTGGAGACTACCTAATTATTCACCTCAAAAACATCTTGGAGGTTATATCTATGTGTTTTTAAGAGGACTCCCAGATAGAAGAGATTTAGAAAAAAATAATTATCCTCAAATGACTCCGGGCTTAATTGTCGAACCTGCTCCTCTTGAAAGAATCAAAAAATTAGATTTATTGATAAGCAAACAAAAATGA